A window of the Oryza brachyantha chromosome 5, ObraRS2, whole genome shotgun sequence genome harbors these coding sequences:
- the LOC102714923 gene encoding probable DNA helicase MCM8 isoform X2, producing the protein MYGGSPRKGKQHGGLSMDAATAAGLAAVWSEYFPEEGEFSADSRSARLAADLVYLFSSPDASDLLSRVEGDGDILFLPLDFQQLSNLTWITEALQENPKEALLCMGAAVHLIVCAIRDLQLGDINKINIRLYNHAKTIALKNLKAAYIKNLVTVRGTVLKVSTVKPLVLQLNFQCMKCATKFPRVFSDGKFSPPVSCSIQGCKSRTFIPMRSTAKLIDFQKIRIQELASGESHEEGRVPRTIECELTEDLVDCCIPGEVVTVTGIVKVLNNYMDVGGGKSKSRNQGLYYLYLEAISVRNSRAHAASANSDAISTTIQTTGSFGFQTFTEKDLEYISKFKEEHGSDVFRQILQSFCPSIYGHELVKAGITLALFGGVQKHSVDQNKVPVRGDIHVVVVGDPGLGKSQLLQAAAAVSPRGIYVCGNTTTNAGLTVAVVKDSMSNDYAFEAGAMVLADRGLCCIDEFDKMLAEHQALLEAMEQQCVSVAKAGLVASLSARTSVLAAANPVGGHYDRAKTVNENLKMSAALLSRFDLVFILLDKPNELMDKRVSDHIIALHSNDGDSFTANKRIRTVPQFIGSTDSGVSENPLASRLRLHPEKDKDFRPLPGPLLRKYISYARTHVNPRISMPSPAAESLQEFYLGLRKHSTSADGTPITARQLESLVRLAEARARVDLREEVTEEDAKDVIALMKESLHDKYVDENGCVDYTRSGGMSHEKQAKKFLSALNKESELQQKDLFSIKEMYCLADRISLQVANVDAIVDNLNTAGYILRKGSNVYQVRTSSYQGSQATWSRC; encoded by the exons GTTGAAGGTGATGGCGATATCCTCTTCCTTCCGCTTGATTTCCAGCAGCTCTCGAATTTGACCTGGATTACTGAAGCTCTCCAGGAAAATCCAAAAGAAGCCTTGCTTTGCATGGGAGCCGCAGTTCATCTG ATTGTGTGCGCTATCAGGGACTTGCAGTTGGGCGACATCAACAAAATCAATATCAGGCTTTACAACCATGCCAAGACTATTGCTTTGAAGAATCTAAAAGCGGCATATATTA AGAATCTTGTGACAGTGCGTGGTACAGTTTTAAAAGTAAGTACAGTGAAGCCTCTAGTACTGCAGCTGAATTTCCAATGCATGAAATGTGCTACAAAATTCCCCCGTGTATTCAGTGATGGGAAGTTTTCACCACCAGTATCCTGCAGTATTCAGGGATGCAAGAGTAGAACCTTCATCCCAATGAGATCTACTGCAAAGTTGATTGATTTTCAGAAAATAAG GATACAGGAGCTTGCTAGTGGTGAAAGTCATGAAGAAGGCAGAGTGCCGCGAACTATAGAGTGTGAACTTACAGAGGATCTTGTAGATTGTTGCATTCCTGGAGAGGTTGTAACAGTTACTGGAATTGTTAAAGTCCTGAACAACTACATGGACGTTGGAGGAG GGAAGTCCAAAAGCAGAAATCAGGGTCTATACTACCTGTACTTGGAAGCAATTTCAGTAAGAAACTCGAGGGCCCATGCTGCTTCAGCAAATTCAGATGCAATTTCCACTACTATTCAGACCACTGGATCTTTCGGTTTTCAAACTTTTACTGAAAAGGATCTCGAATAcatctccaaatttaaagaagAACATGGTTCTGATGTTTTTCGTCAAATACTTCAATCATTTTGCCCCTCCATCTATGGACATGAACTTGTAAAAG CTGGTATCACTCTTGCTCTTTTTGGTGGAGTTCAGAAGCATTCAGTTGATCAAAACAAGGTCCCAGTGAGGGGAGACATccatgttgttgttgttg GCGACCCTGGACTAGGCAAGAGCCAACTACTACAGGCTGCAGCTGCTGTTTCCCCGCGGGGTATATATGTTTGTGGAAATACAACAACAAATGCTGGTCTAACTGTTGCCGTGGTTAAAGATTCTATGTCAAATGATTATGCATTTGAGGCTG GTGCCATGGTTCTTGCTGACCGTGGATTATGCTGTATCGACGAGTTTGATAAAATGTTAGCAGAGCATCAG GCTTTACTGGAAGCCATGGAACAGCAATGTGTATCTGTGGCAAAGGCTGGTCTTGTGGCAAGTTTATCGGCCCGTACTTCTGTTCTGGCGGCTGCTAATCCTGTTGGTGGTCATTACGA CCGAGCAAAAACGGTGAATGAGAATTTAAAGATGAGCGCGGCCCTCCTCTCTCGGTTTGATTTGGTTTTCATTTTACTTGACAAACCAAATGAACTGATGGATAAGAGAGTATCAGACCACATAATTGCA CTCCACTCAAATGATGGAGACTCTTTCACAGCCAACAAGAGGATCAGAACAG TGCCTCAATTTATTGGGAGTACAGATTCTGGTGTTAGTGAAAATCCATTAGCTTCAAGGCTGCGATTGCACCCAGAGAAAGACAAGGATTTCCGCCCATTACCTGGACCATTGCTTCGCAAGTATATATCTTATGCAAGAACCCATGTTAACCCCCGAATCTC CATGCCATCGCCAGCAGCTGAAAGTCTGCAAGAGTTCTATTTGGGGTTGAGAAAGCATAGTACTTCTGCTGATGGCACACCCATCACAGCCAGACAACTGGAAAGCCTTGTAAGGTTGGCAGAAGCTCGCGCACGAGTGGATCTACGGGAAGAAGTGACTGAAGAAGATGCTAAG GATGTTATAGCTTTAATGAAGGAATCCTTACATGACAAATATGTTGATGAGAATGGCTGTGTGGACTATACTCGCAGTGGTGGAATGAGCCATGAAAAGCAAGCAAAGAAATTTCTGAGTGCCTTAAACAAAGAGTCCGAGCTGCAGCAAAAGGATTTGTTTTCAATTAAG GAGATGTACTGCTTAGCTGATCGTATCAGCTTACAAGTTGCAAATGTAGATGCTATTGTGGATAATTTGAACACTGCTGGTTATATTCTGCGGAAGGGATCAAACGTTTATCAG GTAAGGACCTCGTCATACCAGGGGAGTCAAGCTACATGGTCAAGATG CTGA
- the LOC102714923 gene encoding probable DNA helicase MCM8 isoform X1, translating to MYGGSPRKGKQHGGLSMDAATAAGLAAVWSEYFPEEGEFSADSRSARLAADLVYLFSSPDASDLLSRVEGDGDILFLPLDFQQLSNLTWITEALQENPKEALLCMGAAVHLIVCAIRDLQLGDINKINIRLYNHAKTIALKNLKAAYIKNLVTVRGTVLKVSTVKPLVLQLNFQCMKCATKFPRVFSDGKFSPPVSCSIQGCKSRTFIPMRSTAKLIDFQKIRIQELASGESHEEGRVPRTIECELTEDLVDCCIPGEVVTVTGIVKVLNNYMDVGGGKSKSRNQGLYYLYLEAISVRNSRAHAASANSDAISTTIQTTGSFGFQTFTEKDLEYISKFKEEHGSDVFRQILQSFCPSIYGHELVKAGITLALFGGVQKHSVDQNKVPVRGDIHVVVVGDPGLGKSQLLQAAAAVSPRGIYVCGNTTTNAGLTVAVVKDSMSNDYAFEAGAMVLADRGLCCIDEFDKMLAEHQALLEAMEQQCVSVAKAGLVASLSARTSVLAAANPVGGHYDRAKTVNENLKMSAALLSRFDLVFILLDKPNELMDKRVSDHIIAQLHSNDGDSFTANKRIRTVPQFIGSTDSGVSENPLASRLRLHPEKDKDFRPLPGPLLRKYISYARTHVNPRISMPSPAAESLQEFYLGLRKHSTSADGTPITARQLESLVRLAEARARVDLREEVTEEDAKDVIALMKESLHDKYVDENGCVDYTRSGGMSHEKQAKKFLSALNKESELQQKDLFSIKEMYCLADRISLQVANVDAIVDNLNTAGYILRKGSNVYQVRTSSYQGSQATWSRC from the exons GTTGAAGGTGATGGCGATATCCTCTTCCTTCCGCTTGATTTCCAGCAGCTCTCGAATTTGACCTGGATTACTGAAGCTCTCCAGGAAAATCCAAAAGAAGCCTTGCTTTGCATGGGAGCCGCAGTTCATCTG ATTGTGTGCGCTATCAGGGACTTGCAGTTGGGCGACATCAACAAAATCAATATCAGGCTTTACAACCATGCCAAGACTATTGCTTTGAAGAATCTAAAAGCGGCATATATTA AGAATCTTGTGACAGTGCGTGGTACAGTTTTAAAAGTAAGTACAGTGAAGCCTCTAGTACTGCAGCTGAATTTCCAATGCATGAAATGTGCTACAAAATTCCCCCGTGTATTCAGTGATGGGAAGTTTTCACCACCAGTATCCTGCAGTATTCAGGGATGCAAGAGTAGAACCTTCATCCCAATGAGATCTACTGCAAAGTTGATTGATTTTCAGAAAATAAG GATACAGGAGCTTGCTAGTGGTGAAAGTCATGAAGAAGGCAGAGTGCCGCGAACTATAGAGTGTGAACTTACAGAGGATCTTGTAGATTGTTGCATTCCTGGAGAGGTTGTAACAGTTACTGGAATTGTTAAAGTCCTGAACAACTACATGGACGTTGGAGGAG GGAAGTCCAAAAGCAGAAATCAGGGTCTATACTACCTGTACTTGGAAGCAATTTCAGTAAGAAACTCGAGGGCCCATGCTGCTTCAGCAAATTCAGATGCAATTTCCACTACTATTCAGACCACTGGATCTTTCGGTTTTCAAACTTTTACTGAAAAGGATCTCGAATAcatctccaaatttaaagaagAACATGGTTCTGATGTTTTTCGTCAAATACTTCAATCATTTTGCCCCTCCATCTATGGACATGAACTTGTAAAAG CTGGTATCACTCTTGCTCTTTTTGGTGGAGTTCAGAAGCATTCAGTTGATCAAAACAAGGTCCCAGTGAGGGGAGACATccatgttgttgttgttg GCGACCCTGGACTAGGCAAGAGCCAACTACTACAGGCTGCAGCTGCTGTTTCCCCGCGGGGTATATATGTTTGTGGAAATACAACAACAAATGCTGGTCTAACTGTTGCCGTGGTTAAAGATTCTATGTCAAATGATTATGCATTTGAGGCTG GTGCCATGGTTCTTGCTGACCGTGGATTATGCTGTATCGACGAGTTTGATAAAATGTTAGCAGAGCATCAG GCTTTACTGGAAGCCATGGAACAGCAATGTGTATCTGTGGCAAAGGCTGGTCTTGTGGCAAGTTTATCGGCCCGTACTTCTGTTCTGGCGGCTGCTAATCCTGTTGGTGGTCATTACGA CCGAGCAAAAACGGTGAATGAGAATTTAAAGATGAGCGCGGCCCTCCTCTCTCGGTTTGATTTGGTTTTCATTTTACTTGACAAACCAAATGAACTGATGGATAAGAGAGTATCAGACCACATAATTGCA CAGCTCCACTCAAATGATGGAGACTCTTTCACAGCCAACAAGAGGATCAGAACAG TGCCTCAATTTATTGGGAGTACAGATTCTGGTGTTAGTGAAAATCCATTAGCTTCAAGGCTGCGATTGCACCCAGAGAAAGACAAGGATTTCCGCCCATTACCTGGACCATTGCTTCGCAAGTATATATCTTATGCAAGAACCCATGTTAACCCCCGAATCTC CATGCCATCGCCAGCAGCTGAAAGTCTGCAAGAGTTCTATTTGGGGTTGAGAAAGCATAGTACTTCTGCTGATGGCACACCCATCACAGCCAGACAACTGGAAAGCCTTGTAAGGTTGGCAGAAGCTCGCGCACGAGTGGATCTACGGGAAGAAGTGACTGAAGAAGATGCTAAG GATGTTATAGCTTTAATGAAGGAATCCTTACATGACAAATATGTTGATGAGAATGGCTGTGTGGACTATACTCGCAGTGGTGGAATGAGCCATGAAAAGCAAGCAAAGAAATTTCTGAGTGCCTTAAACAAAGAGTCCGAGCTGCAGCAAAAGGATTTGTTTTCAATTAAG GAGATGTACTGCTTAGCTGATCGTATCAGCTTACAAGTTGCAAATGTAGATGCTATTGTGGATAATTTGAACACTGCTGGTTATATTCTGCGGAAGGGATCAAACGTTTATCAG GTAAGGACCTCGTCATACCAGGGGAGTCAAGCTACATGGTCAAGATG CTGA
- the LOC102716871 gene encoding 40S ribosomal protein S23 — MGKTRGMGAGRKLKTHRRNQRWADKAYKKSHLGNEWKKPFAGSSHAKGIVLEKIGIEAKQPNSAIRKCARVQLVKNGKKIAAFVPNDGCLNFIEENDEVLIAGFGRKGHAVGDIPGVRFKVVKVSGVSLLALFKEKKEKPRS, encoded by the exons ATGGG GAAGACACGTGGTATGGGAGCTGGGCGCAAGCTCAAGACCCACCGCAGGAACCAAAGATGGGCTGACAAGGCATACAAGAAGAGCCACTTGGGCAATGAGTGGAAGAAACCCTTTGCTGGATCATCTCATGCCAAAGGCATTGTTTTGGAGAAGAT TGGTATTGAGGCCAAGCAGCCTAACTCTGCCATCCGTAAGTGTGCCCGTGTTCAGCTGGTGAAGAATGGGAAGAAGATTGCTGCCTTTGTGCCAAATGATGGTTGCTTGAACTTCATCGAGGAAAAT GATGAGGTGCTGATTGCTGGATTCGGTCGGAAGGGGCATGCTGTGGGAGATATTCCTGGTGTCAGATTCAAGGTTGTGAAGGTGTCTGGAGTGTCACTGCTCGCACTTTTcaaggagaagaaggagaagccGAGGTCTTAG
- the LOC102717154 gene encoding probable apyrase 7, whose product MRLSSSLQDLPTFSRIDALERGSSTGGELNSGRAKPIRTLQRDGALASFSKEKTPPSSPTNRKKCMRAAGCAIALFILVFLVYASLRYFHVFLSEGSPEYYVILDCGSTGTRVHVYEWSVNHDDGSTFPIALKPLGNAPKKKSGKLTGRAYQRMETEPGLNKLVHNETGLKMTIEPLLRMAEKLIPRRAHKHTPAFLYATAGVRKLPSADSEWLLDKAWDILKNSSFLCYRDRVKIISGMDEAYYGWIALNHHLNMLGTSSSKMTYGSLDLGGSSLQVTFETDNSIQDETSMSLRIGSVSHQLSAYSLSGYGLNDAFDKSVAHLVKKLGGAAGNGKVQVKHPCLQTGYKEDYICSYCDPLKLDGSPTVGGKTTGKEKQGVAVELIGTPQWNECSALAKLTVNLSEWSNASSVDCNTKPCALPSTFPQPHGQFYAMSGFYVVFKFFNLTADATLVDVLKRGQDFCEKPWMIAKSSVPPQPFIEQYCFRAPYITALLREGLQIKDNQVIIGSGSITWTLGVALLEAGQALSRRTDIQGILHREINPNIIIVLFLISIVLVICAILCVSNSIPRSFRKSYLPIFRQNSAGSPVLGMGSPFRFHLWSHISSGDARTKTPLSPTVAGSEPHPFSMSHGLGGSSVQLMESSRQSLGVYHSYSVGSLGQMQFSSGMWKPGQTTLQSRRSQSREDLTSSLADLHLPKV is encoded by the exons ATGCGGCTTTCTTCCTCACTTCAAGATTTGCCAACCTTCTCAAGAATTGATGCTTTAGAAAGGGGCTCTAGTACTGGTGGCGAGTTGAACTCAGGGCGTGCAAAACCTATCCGCACACTTCAAAGAGATGGCGCTCTTGCAAGCTTTTCAAAAGAGAAAACACCCCCCTCATCACCAACAAATCGAAAGAAATGCATGAGAGCTGCTGGTTGTGCTATTGCTTTGTTCATTTTGGTGTTCTTAGTATATGCTTCTTTGAGATATTTCCATGTCTTCCTCTCGGAAGGAAGCCCCGaatattatgttattcttGATTGTGGAAGCACAGGGACAAGAGTGCATGTTTACGAATGGTCTGTTAACCATGACGATGGGAGTACATTTCCTATTGCTTTGAAACCCTTAGGAAATGCTCCTAAGAAAAAATCTGGTAAATTAACTGGGCGAGCTTATCAAAGAATGGAGACTGAGCCTGGGTTGAACAAACTTGTTCACAATGAGACTGGATTAAAGATGACAATAGAGCCCCTCCTTCGTATGGCTGAGAAGTTGATTCCTCGACgtgcacacaaacacacacctGCTTTCCTATATGCCACAGCGGGTGTCCGCAAGCTACCAAGTGCAGACTCTGAGTGGCTTCTGGACAAGGCGTGGGATATTCTGAAAAATTCATCGTTTCTGTGTTATAGAGACAGAGTCAAGATCATCAGTGGCATGGATGAAGCTTATTATGGATGGATAGCTCTTAACCATCACTTGAATATGCTTGGCACCTCATCTTCAAAAATGACATATGGCTCACTTGATTTAGGTGGATCATCATTACAGGTGACATTCGAGACTGATAATTCCATTCAGGATGAAACAAGTATGAGCCTAAGGATTGGTTCTGTCAGTCATCAGCTTAGTGCTTATTCTCTGTCTGGTTATGGGTTAAATGATGCATTTGACAAATCTGTTGCACATCTTGTGAAGAAGTTGGGAGGGGCAGCTGGCAATGGTAAAGTTCAGGTTAAGCATCCTTGTCTACAAACGGGATACAAAGAAGATTACATTTGTTCTTACTGCGACCCGCTCAAACTAGATGGAAGTCCCACTGTTGGAGGGAAGACAACAGGCAAAGAAAAGCAGGGAGTGGCGGTTGAACTGATTGGAACACCTCAGTGGAACGAATGTAGTGCCCTTGCAAAATTAACTGTGAATCTTTCTGAGTGGTCCAACGCAAGCTCCGTTGACTGCAACACTAAACCTTGTGCTCTTCCTAGTACCTTCCCGCAACCACATGGGCAGTTTTATGCTATGTCTGGTTTCTAtgtggtttttaagtttttcaaTTTGACTGCCGATGCCACTCTCGTTGATGTTCTAAAAAGAGGCCAGGATTTTTGTGAAAAACCATGGATGATTGCAAAGAGTAGTGTTCCGCCACAACCTTTTATAGAACAGTATTGTTTCAGGGCTCCTTATATTACAGCACTTCTGAGAGAGGGGCTGCAGATCAAAGATAACCAGGTGATAATTGGCTCTGGTAGTATAACTTGGACTCTTGGGGTTGCTTTGTTAGAGGCTGGACAGGCATTGTCTAGACGAACTGATATTCAAGGAATACTTCACCGGGAGATAAATCCAAATATTATTATCGTGTTGTTTCTGATTTCAATTGTGTTGGTCATATGTGCCATATTATGTGTCAGCAATTCAATCCCAAGATCATTCCGCAAATCTTATCTGCCAATTTTTAGGCAGAATAGTGCAGGCAGTCCTGTGCTTGGCATGGGATCACCTTTTAGATTTCATCTATGGAGCCATATTTCTTCAG GTGATGCAAGAACAAAGACACCGTTGAGTCCTACTGTTGCTGGGTCAGAGCCCCATCCGTTCAGCATGAGCCATGGATTAGGAGGCAGCAGTGTCCAGCTTATGGAGTCCTCCAGGCAGTCGTTAGGCGTCTATCACAGCTATTCAGTTGGAAGCTTAGGTCAGATGCAGTTTTCTAGTGGAATGTGGAAACCAGGTCAAACGACACTTCAAAGTCGGAGATCCCAATCAAGAGAAGATCTCACTTCTTCGTTAGCTGATCTTCATCTTCCAAAGGTGTAG